From the genome of Venturia canescens isolate UGA chromosome 11, ASM1945775v1, whole genome shotgun sequence:
ttctcgaaaactaTTGAGCTTAGCTCAAATTATGCAAGTACAAAAATATCTTAAAATTGATCAAAGAatattctcgaatttttctaaaattttttgagatgatttttagttttctaaaatatccaaaaaattaaaattgacaaattttttttttctttaaaaatttgagggtATTCTTTGACCAATTCTAAGATATTCTTGTTCCTAGATAATTTATGCTAAACTTGATggtttccgagaaaaaaattagcttaTTTTTGTAGCATATTTACGTTCTTGCCGTCATATTGTAAAAAGGAGTGGTCAATGATTAatgattacatgaaaattccctGTTAAACTTCAACTATCGCGATCACCCCTGATCATGATTACAGTATGAATTCATTGCggtaaaattgcaaaaaaaaaatacaaaaaagttttttttttcaaaatgttcacgtttttcacgtttgaatcagccatatttttttctttatatctaATCGGAATTTTGAACCAATATTCTGAAAGCGCATAAAATTCTACGTCgatatatttgaaaacaaaattttttcaacgccgataacataaaaaataatcgcgtTGAAAGTTTGGTAAAAAATCGGGACGCTTGAGCGTTAATGGATTAAAGGAATTTGGCTTTTCTAATTCTGTGCACGTGTTTTGAAATGACAGCCGATTAGTTTTAGCAACTTCCTGTTGGACACCCTGTACTTATATACCTATAACTATGCTTCTTAAAATCAATAACACGAATATTCAATACCAGTAAATGTAAATCAGAACAACTATGAGTAAAATAATTTTGGGCTTTTTTTTTGACTCCGAAGTCATATGATCGATCTTCCTTAAAAGATTATTGTCATGCAGCATAGCTAGAAAACTATGAGGCTTTCATTAACTGGTCAAAGGTTAAAAAGTTGCATATGATCGACTAAAatgttttcagaattttctttcgttcgaaattttttcttccatcgaCTCTAGTCGAAAGCCTGACTATGCTTTTGGCCGGTGTACGTGTATGAAGTTTATCAATGAAAGACGAatgtaaacttttttttctcggaaatgTAGTAATAAGAAATATAAGCTACTATTATTACATATGTGATTGTTTCCGAAACTGCCAAATCTCCAAGTCTAGAGACAAATACATTTATGCACCTGAAGCAGTCATCTTATATTAGTCCTCACTTCAATTGTCCTCTGGAcaatagtaaaaaatttattcgatatAAAGTATAGAAAATCGgcttaataagaaaaaaatgacttctACAAAAACCATCCAAAAAACCAACTTATTGTGCATTAGAAAAACTGCTTCCATTATCATTACAAGGAAAACCAAACCTCGTAATAAAACTcttttaaaaaagtaaaattttgttataaAATATTGCTAGAAAAAATCTTCTTAAAAAGACGTCATCCGAAAAGCCAGACCGTGCTAGAAATCTACGATTATGAATAAACAGTAGTTTCATCCATCAtctcaaaaaatttctaaactAACCAATTCATAGtaaaaagttataaaaaaaaaccatttgaaataaaattgatgaattatcTCAAACCTGtgaaatcatggaaatcaacaGTTGCTAGactttcgattaaaaaaaaaggaaatgtcAAATGAATGCAGAAAGTCACCAAAGACATCGGatcagaaacaaaaaaatttaaaaaggagaaaatatagacgcaaaaaattttaactgcagaaaatgaaaaataaaaataatacagaaacaaattgagaagaaaaaaattagaatcacaaaagattcgaaaaaaaattataaaaaaaagtttgagcGTTGTTTTTCCTACTATAAGAAATAAATCGTCAAACTATTTGAGATTATTTTGCGATTTATAttcaagttttcaaaaaatgttcgattaGGTAATTATGTAAGGTGAATACAGCGGGACAATTTCTTTGAAGCAACTTCAAATTTCTGTTAAATTATTCTTATCTTTTGTTTACGTTTTAGATAATGTGGAGTGGAATTGTCAAAACAGGCTCAACTTGGGAGGGGTTAATCAGCAAAAGGAAAAACTCGGAAAGAGTATCGTAGAAACCGATTTTGAATCCAGTATGATTGTCCAGGGGGACAATCTGGTGGATCATTTACCAGGGAATACAGTACAGTCGGATTCTACTTCAATAATAACGGTAAAAGAGGAAAATATGGAAGAGCATacgagagattttttttccgacgTTTATGAGCAACATCCTCACGATCAAATTTTATCCAATGGTCGACATTCATTGATCGATGAGAGGATCTCTTCTAGTGGCATAAATATAGAGGTAAATAAAATCTCATTACTTAATAGTTTAATATTCAATTATActgtaaataataaatattttaataattcttataaagattgggaaaagtcaAAAAACCATTCGAATCGACTGACCTTGATTCGACTGACCCAATGTCTTTTTGAAGCATTCTTTGctattcatattaccatactCAGAAATAGAAAGTTGATGCACAcatatcgatgcacaaaatttttgtactctgcatgtagccaccgaGGTTCAactggagaaagaaaaagtatgaagtgcgtcaagaccaacagaattgctttttttaatatatgcattgcattttgaaaacaaaaattcttgtGCCATTCATGAATAGGCaaccgctgactttttgtagcatttttcataatgttttattatttatataaattcatTAGGGTGGTCTTAACAGGggtgttttcgaatttctttgcTCCCAGGAACTCAGATGcttaaaaattgataaaaaataattccctgaaaatttgagctctTAATATTAACTCTCTAAGATAGTCCGCATTTCAACCTAAGATTAGAAAATAACATGGGAAAAGTTTCTTTCGTTCTTCAGTGTATTTTATAACTCTGGgacaaatgaattgaaaatttcgagtcatatatattttcatacagAATTTtacgctctacaaaaaaggtctcttatgATTTGTAGCTAAGTTTATTGgttattttgagttatttgagctcaaagattattttttttatctctatcAATATTATCAAGGATAAAATAATCACTTGCGTTATAAAATATATTACATATTTgtagtaattttttaatatttataacCGATATATGtaaatacaatttcatttttggaaTTGGTTTACCTGTATCTTACACACACGAATTCGGAAGTCAAGTAagacgccaagtacaacggtcaattatttttgtttaaattctttggtttttagttttttacaTAAtagtattttcttttttgagttcaattttcaaagcctttaCTCAGaaaaaagatagtctcggcgagcttgGGATACTTCGACAAGCACTCCATTGCTTTGCGCTGGTTCTCGAATATCACGGCCACATATCTGCATGCAGATCCCTCCTTGTCCCAGAATGTTATTAGAATTGtattttccgaatattttttttgaaaaaaaagttcgataTAATTTATGTTAGAAAAATTttgctgaaataaaaattttcttattgaattttttgataaggagataatttatgtttattgaatattATTGAGCTGAAACCGGCGGCACTGCAATACCGGTACAACTCGTATCCGCCCCGAGCAAGCCCGTGGGTCCAGattagtttcaaaaatcagatTAATATTCTGGCTCTCCAATGGAGAGCGTATCAGATATTAAGCTGATAAGAACAGATACTACACTTTGATCTTAGCCATAGGCCGAGAAGCGATACCAAATCGTGCCTGCTCGTCGTTTAAGTAAAGTTTCGAGGCACTATACGCTGACGAGAAAGTCAAGACGATGCGGCATCTAGCAACCGTTTCGGGTACTAACGCTCTCCTCGAAGGGGACTCGTGGAAGCTCGGCCTTTTTCGTGCTAGCTCGCGTGTCGGCACGTCGCGCAGCAATGAATATGCGTCACCAGAATCAATTATTAGAAATGAAAATACAGTATACAGTAGAATTTTGGTGTATTGCGGTGACCGACTTCACGAAGAAGTGTGGTCAAACTGTAATGTTTCATAACCTGTCGACAAGTGGTTTTTTTTAGAGACTAATTGatagaatttaatttttcatgcatctatattattttcaaaaaaactataaGAACTTTGACGATGTCCGAAGAAAAACCATTTTACCTAATAATTATAAGtagttttcataaaaaattcaatttttcaatttcaccaTCATTATTGTGTCGAAAGCGATGAATATCTAATACAACGTTGACATTGATTTTCAGGAAATCCAGGATGAAAAACAATTGCGCCTGATAGAACGTCGCGAAGCAATTTGGCAACAGCGGGAACTACAcgcaataaaattgaagattgctgaagctgaagaaaaaattgtttccctAAAACTTTCGAGTGCAAAGCTTTTGCATAGTTTAGAACGAGCAGCAAAAGCATAGTTCAAAACCCTTTGAGATTAAttccattcttttttttttattgagtttTATGACTGCCCTACACATAATGGTGAATTGTTAGAACTGTTTTTCCAgtaagaaaacatttttttacccgtTACATGATTGCGTATTTCCTTCAATTTTGACTCATCCCTTAGAATGTaaataattttcagatttttttccgaTTCTAGTATTGCGAAGTTATTGAAAGATGTATAAAATTAATCATTGTTTTGAAAACATCCGACATTTTTTGTCGTGTAAAATAAATTCTCATGTGAATGGTTTCTGTTTAATAGAAGCTTTAATAAAAGCAAGAATCGCAGCTATTTTTAAGGGTTCTACCCTAAATAGACGGGCAAAAAAGCCTgctttcacgaatttttttgatcggtataaattataaatatggatataaaaaatgttaggcccaaaaaatacactcttgaaatacaaaaacaaatttttacatttactttactcagtttttgtaCAGAAAAATAGGGGAGATGAAATGGCGGCCACTTTTctaaaaactacgaaaaagctcgtttttttaatcgttttttacaaaaatacaatagttcggctcaaaatttcacaattcgTATAATGTGCGCTGTAGCTATAGCCacaaaaaacatgtaaaattttggtaCGGAACCGTTGAATAGTTttggagattttatcaacaagcTGTTCGAAAACATAATTTTGCggaaaacgcgtttaaacaaaGGCAGGTACGCGGTATCGCACTGGGCGGTGCGTATATTGGCGCGCTCAGACAGCCAAGTAAAcatcgctcaaaagtacacttagactgctcagatttttataaaatttcagtATGATACTTTGAAATATGTATcccttcgaaaaattcaataagaaaaaatcaatttaaaaaaaattcttattagGGTAGACTCCTtaatgcccgttttctccaacgttaatctgagtttaaactcTGTTCATCCTATTTCGAaactatattaaaaaaattgaactgagtttgaactgcgtcggagaaaacggacaTAAGTTGATCAGATGCAAGAGTGTCATAtagttgaaaaatcgttacaCAATTTACTCGGATAACcttgattttcgaaaaaaataaaagtactgAACAACTCATAGGTCACCttattatgtttttttgttaaatcattctatatcacaaaaaaaatgtatcttgGAGTTGGACTGTTGAATAAACAAATAGGGTCAAAATTCATCCGATTTGATTTCGAAGTTGTACTCCAAAGTAATTTGGACGAAATATTGATTATCAAATGTCTCGTTATGATTATGAATAAATTACTGAATATAATAActcaaaaataactttcgacTATTAGAAGATTTTACTTATGCTAACgaacaaaatttcgatttttctcactgaaaaatattttcaatcagATCAATTCCTTTGACTGAATTTTCAGTTGGGACTCAAGACGACGAGACTCAAGGGGACGAGTTGGATCAAAGTCTCAAACGGGACATTTTTGCAATGACGTCTTTCAATGTAACGTCATGAGTTCTCGAGTGAGACTTGAAGTCTCATGAAGACTGCCAACTGACCCCTGAAGTGTGATCTCACAATGAAAAGTGCTGATAAATAAACGTCACGTCAGCATATTTAAAGTGCTGATGATGAGTGCTGATTCCTGGAGCCAAATTGGTGCTCTGGTATGATAATCCGTTCTTCTATTTGCTTTTTTATTCTAGCTAGCAGCAGTTTCTCGAAGAGTTTAGACATGATCGGCAGCAGACTTATTGGCCTGTATGAGCTGACTTCATTTGGTGGATTACCTGGTTTTGGTAGCATGATGATTTGTGCCACCTTCCATTGACTGGGCATATACGATGCTTGTAGAACTGCGTTGTACAGTCTCGTGATAAAtactattcctttttttggtaATTTTCTGAGCAGAAACCCGGTTATGAGATCGTAACCTGGGGCTTTTCTAGGATTTAGTTCCTTGTTGATTGTGTAGCTTATTTCCGCCGGAGATATGTATTGGATCAGCATTTCCATTGGTAGAGGACACTCGAGAAATTCTTGAATTTCTGGATCATTTCGCTGCGATTGTATTGGTGTGAACACACCTTCAAGGCGTTCAGCGAACGTAGTCGCTTTTTCCAACTCGCTCTGCGCCCATACaccgtttgtttttttgattGGGGGATAATAATTTTGTGAGGTATTGAGCCTTTTGGTTGCTTTCCATAGTAAATACTCTGTGGCTGCAGTGTTACTTAGGTTCGTCATATACTTTTCGAAGCTACTGTTATTATATTGcgagattagtttttttagtTCACGAGTTACCTTGTTAAGCTTTCTTTTGTCGTTATTGTTCCTACTTAGTTGCCATTGCCTTCTAGTTCGTCTTTTTACCGCTATTTTTCGTCGGATCACTTCTGGGAGCGTTACAGTCTCGTTGTTTTGTGTTATTGTTGGCGTGGATTCCCAGGCTGCTCTCTGAATTAGCCTCGTGAATTGTTCGGTAGCATCATCTAtgtcaatttcattttttagagGGATTTTTAAATCACCGTGTTCGCTTATTATTTCCTGGAACATCAGCCAGTTAGTTCTTCTGTTGTACAATGATAAgcgcttttctttttttattatttcgctgCATAGTGTTGGTGTTATTGGTGAATGGTCCGATGAAAAATCCAGACTTGGTTTTAATTTTGTGTACGTACGCATTATGCCTTTAGCTATGAAGAAATCCAGTACATccggtattttttttcgaccggTCGGCCAATAAGTTGTTTGGCCGGTCGAGAGGTGAATACAGTTGCAGTCCGTCATCGCTTTAAGTAATTCTCGGCCTTTAGTTGTTATTAGTCTCGATCCCCATACATGGTGCTTCACGTTATAGTCGCCGCCTGCTATAAATCTTGGTCCCAGGCTCTggaaaaattctttgaatttGTCTTTTTTGATGTTGTGCCTCGGTGGATAATAGGCAGCTGCAATCACTATGGGTCCAAGTTTTTTGTCCTctacaattatttttgttgCCTGAAGGTATTCTTCGTCATGCTGATGTAACTCTTGATgtttaatagttttttttattaagatAGCGGTTCCACCGTGTGCCGTGCCATCTGGATGTTCTGTACTATATACATTGTAACcgtgaattttcatgtaaCTTCTGTCCGTGAAATGAATCTCTGAAATTAATATTATGTCAACTTTATTTGCTAGCAAAAATGTTAGCAATTCCTGCTGGTGTTGGGCCAACCCGTTGGCATTCCAGAGCACAATTTTGTACGCAGTGAATTTATTTATCGGTGAACTTTGTTAAGACTGCTGTTAATAGCTTCAGCATGGTGTTGAACAGCTCATTTCGCTGCGTTAACGCAGTTTTGAGTTCACTGTaggatttttcgagaattttaataattgtcgaattatcgttattattatttccgttGTGGcatgtcgaaaaaatttttttctgttacaaatttttttttgtatgatttttatgaatgtttgaaaattagaTTGATAACTATAGCTCTTGTGACCACAGTTATTGTTTCATAAAACCGTAACATATCAAGCGGCCCGCATAAGCCAGTAGCATTTTCTGCCGCTAGAATATCAAGAGTTTACGTGGTGTGGTGGGTTCAATGTAGGGCTTGTACTCGTGGAGTTGGCGATTCGAATCCtcgttcgttttattttttttttccatcatagATGTTATTGTTCTTTGACTATagcaaaaatttaaaaaaatcaattgatgttgttgaattatattttttttttattcatttatataaaaaatgactgcAATATGTTAATGTATTTTAACAGCAATGGCCCCTGGTCAGTGTAATTATCACAGTATCAGCTGGCAGCAACGCATGCGCGTATATAACGCGTACATTGTGCGCATGCGCCACCGTACGAAACTACAACAGCGCCACTCGAGAGGAACCCTCTTTCCCGACACTTTTACGAACGTGCCCGATCGCCGAGATTGCACTCCTTACGTACAGTCTCCTTGGAATTTATACTGACGGTGAACAGAAAAAGGTATTTTGACAGTCGATATAAATAATATGACTAGAAGACCGACGATGTGCTGACAGACCAAGACAACACCATCAATCAAATGTTTTCTTATCGGACATTAAATGAAGCCGGTTTTATCTGAGCGGGGATTGATGAAGGGCATCAAGAGACCCTTGTATGCAACAGTTAGTACGCATATATGGATACGTCAAGTCtgtaaatgtgttagtaacttctGCAGAATCTTGAATTCGTGCAAAGtgttttctcagcaattactcCACCGATCATGATGATTTTGGacggaatcgaaagaaaacTTACTAATTAGTCCCCAGTTGAATTTTCAGagtctcagatgactcatgagtttcgtaattgaacaaaatgaaagGCCAAATTTACCCACACCATCgtcaatcgttttattcagaaaaaagatagtctcggcaaACTCGGGTAGCAAACGGAAGAGCTGTTGATGTACTTGTCACGACAATCTACCGAACTACCGAGTCTAGTGATAGGAGGTATGAAGATGTGAAGAACTAAAACAGAAACCGCGGGATGTAGTCACATGACCATACACACCTCACTGCTAGAGTAGCGAGGTGTTCGTGACCTCTAAGTAGAGGAATAGGCGAAGAGTCAGCCAACCTCACGATACCCGCTAACCGATAAGCATTGTtctaatttatatttttcgtttcaaatatgtatacatattaTATTGAGTGTTAATCAACGTGAAATTATTTAACCATCTCCGGAAAACATAACAAACAGTTAGAATCATAgcggcgagggagagagagagagagagaagagaactTTTAACACGGACACGTGCTCGTCATAGATATTGTGCGACCACCGTGTGGTCTTTGTTACAACGAGAAGGCGCATTCGCGAAGCGTAATATTTCGATATACCTGGGTCATTCTGGGGTATCCGCGAGCCAAGGGCGCTGTCGAAGAGCGCATTCGGATAGACAGGTAGTCGAGATCGCTCAACGCAGACGCTAACGGAGTGTACTTGTCGATTTTACTTCGACAGGGACTCCATTGCTTTGCGCTGGTTCTCGAATATCACGGCCACATCGGCATGCGGATCGTTCCTTGTCCCAGAATgttattaattagaattggATTTACggaatatacaaaaaaaaatttcggcaaTATTTATGTTGGAAAACTTTTGCTGAAATCACAATGTTTTTATCGAATTCTTTGAATAGGGGATTatttatgtttattgaatattATTGAGCTGAAACCGGCGGCACTGCAATACCGGTACAACTCGTATCCGCCCCGAGCAAGCTCGTGGGTCCAGattagtttcaaaaatcagatTAATATACTGGCTCTCCAATGGAGAGCGTATCAGATATTAAGCTGATAAGAACAGATACTACACTTTGATCTTAGCCATAGGCCGAGAAGCGATACCACATGGTGACTGCTCGTCGTTTAAGTTAAGTTTCGAAGCACGATTGGCTGACGAGAAAGTCAAGACGATGCGGCATCTAGCAACCGTTTCGGGTACTAAGGCTCTCCTGACGGGGACTCGAGGAAGCTCGGCCTTTTTCGTGCTAGCTCGCGTGTCGGCACGTCGCGCAGCAATGAATATGCGTTACCAGAATCAattattagaaataaaaaactttggtgtaCAACTTTGATGTATTGCGGTGACCGAGTTCGCGAAGTAGTGTGGTTGAACTGTAATGTTTTATAATCTACCACCAACGAGTTTTTTTAACGAGACTTATAGATTGAATTGGATTTTTCATGCAtctatattatttttaaaaaaactataaGAACTTTGTCGATATCCGAAGAACCACCAATTTATTTAATAAGTATAAGtagttttcattaaaaaattccatttttcattttcaccatCATTATTCTGTTGGAAGTAATGTATATCTAACTCAACGTTTACATTAATTTTCAGGAAATCCAGGATGAAAAAGAATTGCGCCTGATGGAACGTCGCGAAGTAATTTGGCAACAGCTGCAACTACGcgcaataaaattgaagattgCCGAAGCTGAAGAACAAATTGTTTTGCTAAAGCTTTCGAATGCAAAGCCTTCGCATAGTTACGACTGAGCAGCAGAAGCATAGTCCGCTATTCTATgagattaatttcattttgttttattgagTCTTATGAATGCACCACacataaagatgaattttgtcaacaaaaaaaaaaaatatttagccgTTTCGTGATTGTgtattttctttaatattGATTAATACCTTACAATGTGAATAATTTTCAGATTCTTTTTCGGTTAGTAGTATTGCGGAGTTATTGACAAATGTATGAAATTAGTTATTGTTTTGATAACgtccaaaatttttcatcatgtaAAACAAATTGTCATGTGGATAGTATTTGTTCAATAGACTCAAGTGTCGCAGCTTTTTTTGGGGGGTCCACCCTAATCAGACGGGCAAAAAGAGACTTATTACACGAAGTTTTTCGATCGGTATGGATTTTTTGTTATTGATACAAAAAGTCTtagttcaaaaaaatacagtcttgaaataagaaaaaaacaagtttttttacatttaccTTAcgcagttttcgtacagaaaaatgggtcTGTCGAAACGGAGGCCTTTGCATGTCAGGTAGGCCTGGACTTACTAGGCATTAGTTTTGGTTTCAATTTCACGTGTGTCACTGAGAAGCATAATTGAATAGGAGGTATGAAAATGTAAAGTACTAGGACAGAAACATTGTGATGTAGTCACATGACCATACACACCTCACTGCTAGAGTAGCGAGGTTTTCGTGACCTCTAAGTAGAGGACTAGGCGAAGAGTCAGCCAATCTCACGATACCCGCTAACCGATAAGCATTGTAATaatctatatttttcatcacaaatatgtatacatattaTATTGAGTGTTAATCACCGTGAAATTATTTAACCATCTCCGGAAAACATAACAAACAGTTAGAATCATAGCGATGCgggagacagagagagagagagagagagagagagagagagagagagagagagagagagaagagaactTTTAACACGGACACGTGCTCGTCATAGATATTGTGCGACCACCGTGTGGTCTTTGTTACAACGAGAGGGCGCATTCGCGAAGCGTAATATTTCGATATACCTGGGTCATTCTGGGGTATCCGCGAGAAAAGGGCGCTGTCGAAGAGCGCATTCGGATAGACAGGTAGTCGAGATCGCTCAACGCAGACGCTAACGGAGTGTACTTGTCGATTTTACTTCGACAGGGACTCCATTGCTTTGCGCTGGTTCTCGAATATCACGGCCACATCGGCATGCGGATCGTTCCTTGTCCCAGAATgttattaattagaattggATTTACggaatatacaaaaaaaaatttcggcaaTATTTATGTTGGAAAACTTTTGCTGAAATCACAATGTTTTTATCGAATTCTTTGAATAGGGGATTatttatgtttattgaatattATTGAGCTGAAACCGGCGGCACTGCAATACCGGTACAACTCGTATCCGCCCCGAGCAAGCTCGTGGGTCCAGattagtttcaaaaatcagatTAATATACTGGCTCTCCAATGGAGAGCGTATCAGATATTAAGCTGATAAGAACAGATACTACACTTTGATCTTAGCCATAGGCCGAGAAGCGATACCACATGATGGCTGCTCGTCGTTTAAGTTAAGTTTCGAAGCACGATTGGCTGACGAGAAAGTCAAGACGATGCGGCATCTAGCAACCGTTTCGGGTACTAAGGCTCTCCTGACGGGGACTCGAGGAACCTCGGCCTTTTTCGTGCTAGCTCGCGTGTCGGCACGTCGCGCAGCAATGAATATGCGTTACCAGAATCAattattagaaataaaaaactttggtgtaCAACTTTGATGTATTGCGGTGACCGAGTTCGCGAAGTAGTGTGGTTGAACTGTAATG
Proteins encoded in this window:
- the LOC122417992 gene encoding uncharacterized protein: MPLKFVSSQKGNPLLILHGHIYNLVHEGQVCTWRCTQYRASACGGRVHTDSRSRSGKVLDESVHNHPPSFSGQKAQTSFKSVYAAGAAAIPKTPMRAMQRTRTRPNSYVKRSSSVVDRVRLPEKRTTLGDNVEWNCQNRLNLGGVNQQKEKLGKSIVETDFESSMIVQGDNLVDHLPGNTVQSDSTSIITVKEENMEEHTRDFFSDVYEQHPHDQILSNGRHSLIDERISSSGINIEEIQDEKQLRLIERREAIWQQRELHAIKLKIAEAEEKIVSLKLSSAKLLHSLERAAKA
- the LOC122417993 gene encoding uncharacterized protein isoform X2; protein product: MMSADSWSQIGALQWPLVSVIITVSAGSNACAYITRTLCACATVRNYNSATREEPSFPTLLRTCPIAEIALLTYSLLGIYTDGEQKKKIQDDKQLRLIERREAIWEQRELYAK
- the LOC122417993 gene encoding uncharacterized protein isoform X1, which codes for MMSADSWSQIGALQWPLVSVIITVSAGSNACAYITRTLCACATVRNYNSATREEPSFPTLLRTCPIAEIALLTYSLLGIYTDGEQKKEIQDEKELRLMERREVIWQQLQLRAIKLKIAEAEEQIVLLKLSNAKPSHSYD